A single genomic interval of Syntrophaceae bacterium harbors:
- a CDS encoding tetratricopeptide repeat protein, protein MKKTSRFLLIAALAVLFLSVNSCSLINYFSGYVKSWESQAPGRATLGDGLDHFMGSVRAPLGNPDAHYLLGDYYQGRGRHREAIEEFNKAIRIDPRYVRAYNGIAVSLDQMGEHERALEYFQTALMIRPDLDYLYNNMGYSLLLQERYEEAAEAFEKAAELSGGKISRIQNNLALARSALGIETPAEIPGNAKHQALIEFTAANLRLKNGRFEEAREHYSRALALDPDLRGAQKGTEVAALLADVRRSLNEESTLVLDGKGEMAVLGRDGVEVSNGNGVRHMARDVGAFLKKQGFNVVRLTNADHFQYAKASVYYRGDAEFTALRVKSAIPGITHMKKVGGFDRDNVQVRVLVGKDLATERGAFKEGEK, encoded by the coding sequence ATGAAGAAAACCTCCCGCTTTCTCCTGATTGCAGCCCTTGCCGTGCTGTTTCTGTCCGTCAACAGCTGCAGTCTCATCAACTACTTCTCCGGTTACGTGAAGTCCTGGGAATCCCAGGCGCCCGGCCGCGCCACCCTGGGGGATGGGCTTGACCACTTCATGGGCTCGGTCCGGGCGCCCCTGGGCAACCCCGACGCGCATTACCTCCTCGGGGACTACTACCAGGGGCGCGGCCGCCACCGCGAGGCGATCGAGGAGTTCAACAAGGCCATCCGGATCGACCCCCGCTACGTCAGGGCCTACAACGGCATCGCCGTGTCGCTCGACCAGATGGGCGAGCACGAGCGCGCCCTCGAATACTTCCAGACCGCCCTGATGATCCGGCCCGACCTCGATTACCTGTACAACAACATGGGCTACTCGCTGCTTCTGCAGGAGCGCTACGAGGAGGCGGCCGAGGCCTTCGAGAAGGCCGCCGAGCTCTCGGGCGGGAAGATCAGCCGAATCCAGAACAACCTGGCCCTCGCCCGGAGCGCCCTTGGGATTGAAACGCCCGCAGAGATTCCCGGCAACGCGAAACACCAGGCCCTCATCGAGTTCACGGCTGCGAACCTGCGGCTCAAGAACGGGCGCTTCGAGGAGGCCCGCGAGCACTACAGCCGGGCGCTCGCCCTCGACCCGGACCTGCGCGGGGCGCAGAAGGGGACGGAGGTGGCGGCCCTGCTGGCCGACGTGCGGCGATCGCTCAACGAGGAAAGCACCCTCGTGCTCGACGGCAAGGGCGAGATGGCAGTGCTCGGCCGCGACGGCGTCGAGGTCTCGAACGGCAACGGCGTGCGGCACATGGCCAGGGACGTCGGGGCGTTCCTGAAAAAGCAGGGCTTCAACGTCGTCCGCCTGACCAATGCCGATCATTTCCAGTACGCCAAGGCCAGCGTCTACTACCGGGGCGACGCGGAGTTCACGGCCCTGCGGGTCAAGAGCGCCATCCCCGGCATCACGCACATGAAGAAGGTCGGCGGCTTCGACCGGGACAACGTCCAGGTGAGGGTCCTTGTCGGCAAGGACCTGGCGACTGAACGGGGCGCCTTCAAAGAGGGGGAAAAGTGA
- a CDS encoding CpaF family protein: MAIPREKPMVFLITDEYNELKGKVHDRLVDMLDLSLIDSLDRQLLKQEIRRLTERILAEESKTPLNYEEREQFHEEIFNEVLGLGPIEPFMHDPTVSDILVNTYRHVYVERYGKIQLTGTRFKDDNHLKKIIDRIVSAVGRRIDESSPMVDARLPDGSRVNAVVPPVSVDGPALSIRRFAVDPLEMDDLLTLKTLIPEIGELFKGIVRARLNVVISGGTGSGKTTLLNVLSRFIPANERIVTIEDSAELQLKQEHVVRLETRPANIEGKGEVTQRDLVRNSLRMRPDRIVVGEVRGPEVLDMLQAMNTGHDGSLTTIHANSPRDALLRLETLVAMTGLNIPNEAVRRYISSAIHVIIHISRLVDGSRKVVSFQEITGMEGNTVTMQEIFAFEQTGIDDAGRVRGRFVMRGFLPKFMERFAALGVPIPYNIFDANKSFEI; this comes from the coding sequence ATGGCGATCCCCAGAGAAAAACCGATGGTGTTCCTGATCACCGACGAGTACAACGAGCTCAAGGGCAAGGTCCACGACCGCCTCGTGGACATGCTGGACCTCTCGCTCATCGACTCTCTGGATCGGCAGCTGCTCAAACAGGAGATCCGCCGGCTCACGGAGCGGATCCTCGCCGAGGAGTCGAAGACGCCGCTCAACTACGAAGAGCGCGAGCAGTTTCACGAGGAGATCTTCAACGAAGTCCTCGGCCTGGGGCCCATCGAGCCCTTCATGCACGACCCGACGGTCTCGGACATCCTGGTGAACACCTACCGCCACGTCTACGTCGAGCGCTACGGGAAGATCCAGCTCACGGGGACGCGCTTCAAGGACGACAATCACCTCAAGAAGATCATCGACCGCATCGTCTCGGCCGTGGGGCGCCGGATCGACGAGTCCTCCCCCATGGTGGACGCCCGTCTGCCCGATGGCTCCCGCGTCAACGCCGTGGTCCCGCCCGTTTCGGTGGACGGGCCCGCGCTGTCCATCCGGCGGTTTGCCGTCGATCCCCTGGAAATGGACGACCTGCTCACCCTCAAGACCCTCATCCCCGAGATCGGGGAGCTCTTCAAGGGGATCGTGCGCGCGAGGCTCAACGTCGTGATCTCCGGGGGGACGGGCAGCGGCAAGACGACGCTGCTCAACGTGCTCTCCCGGTTCATCCCGGCCAACGAGCGCATCGTCACGATCGAGGACTCGGCGGAGCTGCAGCTGAAGCAGGAGCACGTCGTGCGGCTCGAGACGCGGCCGGCCAACATCGAGGGCAAGGGCGAGGTCACCCAGCGCGACCTCGTGCGCAACAGCCTGCGCATGCGGCCCGACCGCATCGTCGTGGGCGAGGTGCGCGGCCCCGAGGTGCTCGACATGCTCCAGGCCATGAACACGGGGCACGACGGGTCGCTCACGACCATCCACGCCAACTCCCCCCGGGACGCCCTGCTGCGCCTCGAGACGCTCGTGGCCATGACGGGGCTCAACATCCCCAACGAGGCGGTCAGGCGCTACATCAGCTCGGCCATCCACGTGATCATCCACATCTCGCGCCTCGTCGACGGGAGCCGCAAGGTGGTGAGCTTCCAGGAGATCACGGGCATGGAGGGCAACACGGTGACGATGCAGGAGATCTTCGCCTTCGAGCAGACCGGGATCGACGATGCCGGCCGCGTGAGGGGGCGGTTCGTGATGCGGGGATTCCTGCCGAAGTTCATGGAGCGCTTCGCGGCCCTCGGCGTGCCGATCCCGTACAATATCTTCGATGCCAACAAGTCCTTTGAGATCTGA
- a CDS encoding type II secretion system F family protein, translated as MFDMAIVISALVFFATLLFLGAAYTFVKYRREHREVVEKVKSGGVVRSALSGEAVPKTGHALKDSLLRFFARAGNWAKPREKEAALSDLRKRFFTAGIRHPGAPAIFWGARVLFAALLPAIVFFGVLVADTRLLPLHVLLIVIVFAMLGFYLPEVILDLRIRWRKQQIVLGFPDALDLLVVCVEAGMGIDAAINRVAEEIRLSSPVLSDEFRLLNLELRAGKARADALRNLGARTDVEEVRSFATLLIQTDRFGTSVAQALRVHSDAMRTQRYHKAEELAAKLPVKLMFPLIMFIFPAIFVVIVGPAAIQIYNTIITR; from the coding sequence ATGTTCGACATGGCCATCGTCATTTCCGCCCTGGTTTTCTTCGCGACCCTGCTCTTTCTCGGGGCCGCGTACACATTTGTGAAATACCGCCGCGAGCACCGCGAAGTGGTCGAGAAGGTGAAATCCGGCGGTGTGGTGCGGTCCGCGCTTTCGGGCGAAGCGGTCCCCAAGACGGGACATGCCCTGAAAGACTCGCTCCTGAGATTCTTCGCCCGCGCCGGCAACTGGGCCAAACCCCGGGAAAAGGAGGCCGCCCTTTCCGATCTCCGGAAAAGGTTTTTCACGGCGGGGATCCGCCACCCCGGTGCGCCGGCGATCTTTTGGGGCGCGAGGGTTCTTTTCGCTGCCCTGCTGCCGGCCATCGTCTTCTTCGGGGTCCTGGTCGCCGACACGAGGCTGCTGCCCCTTCACGTCCTGCTGATTGTCATCGTCTTTGCCATGCTGGGCTTTTACCTGCCCGAGGTGATCCTCGATCTGCGCATCCGCTGGCGGAAGCAGCAGATCGTACTGGGGTTCCCCGACGCCCTGGACCTCCTCGTCGTCTGCGTCGAGGCCGGCATGGGGATCGACGCGGCGATCAACCGCGTGGCCGAGGAGATCCGCCTGAGCAGCCCTGTCCTGAGCGACGAGTTCCGTCTCCTCAACCTGGAGCTGAGAGCCGGGAAGGCCCGCGCCGACGCGCTGCGGAACCTGGGGGCGCGCACGGACGTGGAGGAGGTCCGCAGCTTCGCCACGCTGCTCATCCAGACGGACCGTTTCGGCACGAGTGTGGCCCAGGCCCTGCGGGTGCACTCCGACGCCATGCGGACCCAGCGCTACCACAAGGCCGAGGAACTGGCCGCGAAGCTGCCCGTGAAGCTCATGTTCCCGCTGATCATGTTCATCTTCCCGGCAATCTTCGTGGTCATCGTCGGGCCGGCGGCCATCCAGATCTACAACACGATCATCACGCGCTAG
- a CDS encoding type II secretion system F family protein encodes MDLILFITIFIVALGLTQMIFILVRGRFSPEVGRLRKEISVLAAGGRQAGGVDIVKKRTLSEIPWLNERLLNIKAPTINRLERLVMQADAKQPLGFFLLLTAAGAAAAGALVFFLSRSVPAAMAFAALVALAPWVYLTIRKNRRLARFEQQLPDALDMIARSLRAGHAFTGGMQMVVMEFAEPARSEFRKTLDEINFGVSYEDALRNMAGRVDCPDLKFFALSVIIQRQSGGNLAEILDKISSLIRERFKLMGKVKALTGEARISAVILSLLPFFMAAAIYFLNRGYLEILFREPVGRIMAGTALAMMLFGMYAMKRMISIKV; translated from the coding sequence ATGGACCTGATCCTGTTTATCACGATCTTCATCGTCGCCCTGGGCCTGACGCAGATGATCTTCATCCTCGTCAGGGGCCGTTTCAGCCCCGAGGTGGGCCGCCTGCGGAAGGAAATCAGCGTCCTCGCGGCCGGTGGGCGGCAGGCGGGCGGTGTGGACATCGTCAAGAAGCGCACTCTGAGCGAGATCCCCTGGCTCAACGAAAGACTGCTGAACATCAAGGCACCGACGATCAACCGCCTGGAGCGGCTCGTCATGCAGGCCGACGCAAAGCAGCCCCTGGGGTTCTTCCTGCTGCTGACGGCGGCCGGTGCCGCAGCGGCCGGTGCCCTGGTGTTTTTCCTGAGCCGCAGTGTTCCCGCAGCAATGGCCTTCGCCGCTCTTGTGGCTCTTGCTCCCTGGGTGTACCTGACGATCCGGAAGAATCGGCGGCTTGCCCGGTTCGAACAGCAGCTCCCGGACGCCCTGGACATGATCGCCCGGTCTCTCCGGGCGGGCCATGCCTTCACGGGGGGGATGCAAATGGTGGTCATGGAGTTTGCCGAGCCTGCGCGGAGCGAGTTCCGCAAGACGCTCGACGAGATCAATTTCGGCGTGAGCTACGAGGACGCCCTGCGCAACATGGCCGGCCGCGTGGACTGCCCCGACCTGAAGTTCTTCGCCCTCTCGGTGATCATCCAGCGCCAGAGCGGCGGCAACCTCGCCGAGATTCTCGACAAGATCAGCAGCCTCATTCGGGAGCGGTTCAAGCTCATGGGGAAGGTGAAGGCGCTGACGGGCGAGGCTCGGATCTCGGCGGTCATCCTGTCGCTGCTTCCTTTTTTCATGGCGGCGGCCATCTACTTTCTCAACCGGGGCTACCTGGAGATCCTCTTCCGCGAGCCGGTCGGGCGGATCATGGCCGGGACGGCCCTCGCCATGATGCTCTTTGGGATGTATGCCATGAAACGCATGATTTCCATCAAGGTCTGA